The Spirochaeta cellobiosiphila DSM 17781 genome window below encodes:
- a CDS encoding lipopolysaccharide biosynthesis protein: protein MKVIKNSIIFSTLTFIRKGIGFFLLPLYTSYLSTSDYGTVGVVNSIGSFLAVFYGLSLHGAAGRYYHKYRYDKERQKTLWGTTFLFVIINSFILSVIVIVFHKILIDPFTKGVSFNPYVLTGLISVAFLPAYNFLQNRLQAEQRGERFAINNLAFFIVNLSLTLFFVVILKKKAEGILASIAITNMIFATYAIFFFWKRVYWKIDVSLLIQSLKYSLPLVPHHLSGWLVGMVDRLFLNNLKTTAVVGVYNVGYQFANIISTISSAVNNAYKPWFFLEMEKGDKGRKRIISFALFLCSIYSIMGLGIGLFSSDLLKIMVAESFREGWKVIPFLASSFVFIGFYNTTVNTLFLEKTYLVPMVTISSGILNVILNTILIPKYGMIGAGLASQIANFVSFLASILFARVSEKMIFPWLRMILFGLTSYFLTLVPFLLSDWQWIRVFLIKIVMFFVYTIIVYIIYREKLNKQIKTLIFNRINIG, encoded by the coding sequence ATGAAAGTAATTAAAAATTCAATTATATTTTCAACATTAACTTTTATAAGAAAAGGGATAGGATTTTTTTTATTACCACTTTACACAAGCTATTTAAGTACATCAGATTATGGGACTGTGGGAGTTGTAAATTCAATTGGTAGTTTCTTGGCCGTTTTCTATGGACTTTCTCTACACGGTGCTGCCGGAAGATACTATCACAAGTATCGTTATGACAAAGAACGACAGAAGACTTTATGGGGTACAACTTTTCTATTTGTAATCATAAATAGTTTTATACTTTCGGTTATAGTAATTGTTTTTCATAAGATACTAATCGATCCATTTACTAAAGGTGTTAGTTTTAATCCATATGTTCTGACTGGTTTGATAAGTGTGGCTTTTTTACCAGCGTATAATTTTCTACAAAACAGATTACAAGCAGAACAACGAGGAGAACGTTTTGCTATTAATAATTTAGCATTTTTTATAGTAAATTTATCACTCACCTTATTTTTTGTAGTCATATTAAAAAAGAAAGCTGAAGGCATTTTAGCCTCTATTGCTATCACTAATATGATATTTGCAACATATGCGATTTTCTTTTTTTGGAAAAGAGTTTATTGGAAGATAGATGTGTCATTATTGATCCAATCATTAAAATATTCTTTACCACTCGTTCCTCATCATCTTTCTGGATGGCTTGTGGGTATGGTGGATAGACTTTTTTTAAATAATTTAAAAACAACTGCGGTTGTAGGCGTTTATAATGTAGGTTATCAATTTGCAAATATAATTAGTACTATTAGTTCTGCCGTAAATAATGCATATAAGCCATGGTTTTTTTTGGAAATGGAAAAAGGAGATAAAGGTCGAAAAAGGATAATTTCTTTTGCTCTTTTTTTGTGTTCTATTTATAGCATAATGGGGTTAGGAATTGGATTGTTCTCTTCAGATTTACTAAAGATAATGGTTGCAGAGAGCTTTAGAGAGGGGTGGAAAGTGATTCCATTCTTAGCATCTTCTTTTGTTTTTATTGGCTTTTATAATACAACAGTAAATACTTTGTTTTTAGAAAAAACATATCTTGTACCAATGGTGACTATTTCTTCAGGGATATTAAATGTCATCTTAAATACAATTTTAATTCCCAAATATGGAATGATAGGCGCTGGTCTAGCAAGTCAAATTGCGAATTTTGTATCATTTTTAGCTTCAATATTATTTGCTCGTGTTTCTGAAAAAATGATTTTTCCCTGGTTAAGAATGATATTGTTTGGGCTAACGTCTTATTTTCTAACTTTAGTTCCTTTTCTATTATCAGATTGGCAATGGATACGAGTTTTTTTGATTAAGATAGTAATGTTTTTTGTTTATACTATTATTGTTTATATAATATATAGAGAAAAATTAAATAAACAAATAAAGACTCTTATTTTTAATAGGATAAATATTGGTTAA